From a single Arachis hypogaea cultivar Tifrunner chromosome 3, arahy.Tifrunner.gnm2.J5K5, whole genome shotgun sequence genomic region:
- the LOC112775311 gene encoding uncharacterized protein, translated as MGATPFHQSMLEVRLSKHFDKPTDMRYDETQDHQEHLTAFEARMNLEGVGDEVRCRAFPVTLAGPAIRWFNALPQGSVTTFTDITRAFLAQFTTRIAKAKHLINLLWVTQRSGEPTRKYLDRFNDECLEIEGLTDSVASLCLTNRLLNKDYWKHLTTKPVWTMQEIQNVAREYINDEEVSQVMAANKRQPTYHPARQPGNGEWPKEHSKDGTPAKTIKTFPRAGKFTNYTTLTAPIVKVYQHIADKGILSKPRQLKDRTEGNKNLYCDYHKGFGHKTQDCFYLKDVLE; from the coding sequence ATGGGGGCAACCCCTTTTCACCAATCCATGCTCGAGGTCCGGCTATCGAAACATTTCGACAAGCCAACGGATATGAGGTACGACGAGACCCAGGACCACCAGGAACACCTAACGGCCTTTGAGGCAAGGATGAACCTGGAGGGTGTGGGCGATGAGGTGAGATGTCGCGCCTTTCCCGTGACCTTGGCGGGACCGGCAATCCGTTGGTTTAACGCCCTCCCTCAAGGCTCTGTAACGACTTTTACGGACATAACCCGCGCTTTTCTGGCTCAGTTCACCACGCGCATTGCCAAAGCAAAGCACCTGATCAACTTGCTGTGGGTGACACAAAGAAGCGGAGAACCGACTAGGAAGTACCTGGACAGGTTCAACGATGAATGCCTGGAGATCGAAGGCCTGACCGACTCAGTGGCCAGCTTGTGTCTGACAAACAGGTTGTTGAACAAAGACTATTggaaacacctcaccaccaagcCTGTGTGGACAATGCAAGAAATCCAAAATGTGGCTAGAGAGTACATCAACGACGAGGAGGTCAGCCAGGTCATGGCAGCCAACAAGCGGCAACCCACCTATCACCCTGCTCGTCAGCCCGGTAACGGGGAATGGCCTAAGGAGCACTCCAAGGACGGAACGCCAGCTAAAACCATTAAGACGTTCCCCCGAGCAGGAAAGTTCACTAACTACACCACCCTAACGGCCCCGATCGTTAAGGTGTACCAGCATATAGCCGACAAAGGCATCTTGTCGAAGCCTCGCCAACTCAAGGACAGAACCGAAGGGAACAAGAACCTCTACTGTGACTACCACAAGGGCTTCGGCCATAAAACCCAAGATTGTTTTTACTTGAAGGACGTTCTGGAGTAG